Proteins encoded together in one Planctopirus ephydatiae window:
- a CDS encoding transcriptional regulator, producing the protein MDYASRLPNPETEELPRELSELGRQIAVLNATQRHEELQVAYDQVVDSVKRRRRILNLVQEALSQLRLDIKYLMFDLEVTRSERDELRQRLESND; encoded by the coding sequence ATGGATTACGCGTCGAGATTGCCAAACCCTGAGACTGAAGAGCTTCCACGTGAACTCTCCGAATTGGGGCGGCAGATCGCGGTCTTGAACGCGACCCAGCGCCACGAAGAGCTGCAAGTAGCTTACGATCAAGTGGTGGATAGCGTGAAACGACGCCGAAGAATTCTGAATCTTGTCCAGGAGGCACTCAGCCAGCTTCGATTGGATATCAAGTACCTGATGTTCGATCTGGAAGTCACTCGCAGCGAGAGAGATGAACTTCGCCAGCGGCTGGAAAGTAATGACTGA